In the Anguilla anguilla isolate fAngAng1 chromosome 7, fAngAng1.pri, whole genome shotgun sequence genome, one interval contains:
- the LOC118231490 gene encoding prolactin-like isoform X2, producing the protein MCRDLCVAVRSVPVCARGHAGCQPVSLAELFDRVIQHSARIHGLSSDLHSEFEQNLLTRRNQIGRANRRCHTSHILTPAGKENVQSLAREELTGVILKLLLAWREPLSQFHRNVAHREDSSGLARAMSNMAHKLRGGVEKVAEKMQLLGMFSNSLGGPPSAGDPQPPSSTGETGPMSDYALLLCFRRDFDKVHSFLRILKCRMFPEHGC; encoded by the exons atGTGCCGGGACCTATGCGTGGCGGTGCGCTCTGTGCCCGTCTGTGCCCGTGGGCACGCGGGGTGCCAGCCCGTGTCGCTCGCGGAGCTTTTCGACAGGGTGATCCAGCACTCCGCCCGGATACACGGCCTCTCCAGCGACCTGCACTCGGAGTTT GAACAAAACCTTCTCACCAGGAGAAATCAGATCGGCAGAGCCAATCGGAGATGTCACACTTCCCACATCCTGACTCCTGCTGGGAAAGAGAATGTTCAGAGTCTGGCT agGGAGGAGCTGACGGGGGTGATCCTGAAGCTGCTGCTCGCCTGGAGAGAGCCGCTGTCGCAGTTCCACCGGAACGTCGCGCACCGTGAGGACTCCAGCGGCCTGGCGCGGGCGATGAGCAACATGGCGCACAAACTGAGGGGCGGGGTGGAGAAGGTGGCGGAAAAG ATGCAGCTCCTGGGCATGTTTAGTAACTCTCTGGGTGGCCCCCCCTCGGCAGGAGACCCACAGCCCCCCTCGTCGACCGGAGAGACTGGTCCCATGAGCGACTACGCGCTCCTGCTCTGCTTCCGTAGGGATTTCGATAAAGTGCACAGTTTCCTGAGAATCCTGAAGTGCAGGATGTTCCCTGAACACGGATGCTAA
- the LOC118231490 gene encoding prolactin-like isoform X1, protein MSQDMKHVSVLLLLLMCRDLCVAVRSVPVCARGHAGCQPVSLAELFDRVIQHSARIHGLSSDLHSEFEQNLLTRRNQIGRANRRCHTSHILTPAGKENVQSLAREELTGVILKLLLAWREPLSQFHRNVAHREDSSGLARAMSNMAHKLRGGVEKVAEKMQLLGMFSNSLGGPPSAGDPQPPSSTGETGPMSDYALLLCFRRDFDKVHSFLRILKCRMFPEHGC, encoded by the exons ATGTCCCAGGACATGAAACACG tgtctgtgcttctcctcctcctgatGTGCCGGGACCTATGCGTGGCGGTGCGCTCTGTGCCCGTCTGTGCCCGTGGGCACGCGGGGTGCCAGCCCGTGTCGCTCGCGGAGCTTTTCGACAGGGTGATCCAGCACTCCGCCCGGATACACGGCCTCTCCAGCGACCTGCACTCGGAGTTT GAACAAAACCTTCTCACCAGGAGAAATCAGATCGGCAGAGCCAATCGGAGATGTCACACTTCCCACATCCTGACTCCTGCTGGGAAAGAGAATGTTCAGAGTCTGGCT agGGAGGAGCTGACGGGGGTGATCCTGAAGCTGCTGCTCGCCTGGAGAGAGCCGCTGTCGCAGTTCCACCGGAACGTCGCGCACCGTGAGGACTCCAGCGGCCTGGCGCGGGCGATGAGCAACATGGCGCACAAACTGAGGGGCGGGGTGGAGAAGGTGGCGGAAAAG ATGCAGCTCCTGGGCATGTTTAGTAACTCTCTGGGTGGCCCCCCCTCGGCAGGAGACCCACAGCCCCCCTCGTCGACCGGAGAGACTGGTCCCATGAGCGACTACGCGCTCCTGCTCTGCTTCCGTAGGGATTTCGATAAAGTGCACAGTTTCCTGAGAATCCTGAAGTGCAGGATGTTCCCTGAACACGGATGCTAA
- the LOC118231489 gene encoding homeobox protein DBX2-like isoform X3, whose product MAVKCQLGRFAKKKSRRERRTADGGSGGFGVSALGRMNPARSVKRGAEGRPAQCPGFGSSGKSFLIDNLLGTRGPPPEPPGPGNPPPRASSPPRTGGPAGGEWRAGVGSQQGTPKHWRSVHAKGFVPQSYTGFPTLSSRPPPAFLTFCGGPGPFPAPPAAFPKGSSLALWPPDSGPRSRKGILRRAVFSEEQRKELERTFRKQKYIGKADRNKLAADLRLKESQVKIWFQNQRMKWRNSKEKEVLCGRPSAEELSPVSDQRRGEEAQERSPLSKVGETARDTLRTKPWHEPHSCEQLKKPHDSSHQAFTQRYSKMDTARELNTGDKESLFLHVRSTHLH is encoded by the exons ATGGCGGTAAAGTGTCAGCTGGGcaggtttgcaaaaaaaaag AGCAGACGGGAGAGGAGGACGGCGgacggcggcagcggcggcttTGGCGTTTCCGCTCTCGGCAGAATGAACCCGGCGCGGAGCGTGAAGAGGGGCGCAGAGGGCCGCCCCGCCCAGTGCCCCGGCTTCGGGTCCTCGGGGAAGAGCTTCCTCATCGACAACCTGCTGGGAACTCGGGGACCCCCCCCAGAACCCCCGGGACCCGGGAACCCCCCGCCCAGGGCGTCCTCGCCCCCACGGACCGGCGGGCCCGCGGGAGGGGAATGGAGAGCCGGAGTGGGGTCTCAACAGGGTACCCCGAAACACTGGAGGTCTGTCCACGCGAAAGGTTTCGTCCCCCAGTCTTATACAG GTTTTCCCACACTTTCCTCGCGGCCCCCGCCAGCGTTCCTGACGTTCTGCGGCGGTCCGGGACCGTTCCCCGCGCCCCCCGCCGCTTTTCCCA AAGGATCAAGCCTGGCGCTTTGGCCCCCAGATTCTGGCCCCAGGTCACGGAAGGGCATCCTGAGGCGGGCCGTCTTCTCCGAGGAGCAGAGGAAGGAGCTGGAGAGAACCTTCCGGAAGCAGAAGTACATCGGCAAGGCCGACAGGAACAAGCTGGCGGCTGACCTGAGGCTGAAAGAGTCCCAG GTGAAGATCTGGTTCCAGAACCAGAGGATGAAGTGGAGGAACTCGAAAGAGAAGGAGGTGCTGTGTGGGAGGCCCTCGGCCGAGGAGCTCTCGCCGGTGAGTGatcagaggaggggagaggaggcgcAGGAGCGATCGCCTCTCAGCAAAGTCGGGGAAACGGCCCGGGACACGCTGAGAACGAAACCATGGCATGAGCCCCACTCCTGTGAACAGTTAAAAAAACCCCACGATTCCTCGCACCAAGCCTTCACACAGAGATACTCCAAAATGGACACAGCAAGGGAACTCAACACCGGCGATAAAGAATCTCTGTTCCTCCACGTCCGTTCCACACATCTTCACTAA